A genome region from Bacillaceae bacterium IKA-2 includes the following:
- a CDS encoding prepilin peptidase, producing MTTTLLPYTYLFILGLTLGSFFNVVGLRIPVGQSIVKPPSHCPQCNERLRFMDLIPVLSYLSFRGKCRHCKGRISPMYPLMELATAVLFTISPMLVGWSKELMIALALISLLMIIFISDIHYMIIPDKVLVFFFGLLVLLRVVVPFDPWWSPIAGALIGFFIMYAIAVVSKGGMGGGDIKLFAVLGIALGLQMTLFTIFLSAFYGSVIGLIGMAFGKVKRGKPIPFGPFIVLGVLTAYFFGDELLEIYLHFLQL from the coding sequence ACCCTAGGATCATTCTTCAACGTTGTAGGTTTACGAATACCTGTTGGTCAGTCAATTGTAAAGCCGCCGTCTCATTGCCCACAATGCAATGAGCGGCTTCGCTTTATGGACTTGATCCCTGTTTTATCATATCTTTCTTTTCGCGGTAAATGTCGCCATTGTAAAGGGAGAATATCACCGATGTATCCTTTGATGGAGCTTGCGACAGCGGTTCTTTTTACGATTTCACCAATGTTGGTGGGCTGGTCAAAGGAATTGATGATTGCGCTAGCGTTAATCTCACTTTTAATGATAATATTTATATCAGACATCCATTACATGATCATTCCTGATAAGGTGCTAGTCTTCTTTTTCGGTTTACTAGTTTTGCTTCGCGTAGTTGTACCGTTTGATCCGTGGTGGAGTCCAATTGCAGGAGCCCTTATCGGTTTTTTTATTATGTATGCAATTGCTGTTGTTTCAAAAGGCGGTATGGGTGGCGGTGACATTAAGTTGTTTGCCGTTCTCGGGATCGCGTTAGGATTACAAATGACGTTATTCACTATTTTTCTCTCAGCTTTTTACGGTTCAGTGATCGGACTAATCGGTATGGCATTTGGAAAAGTGAAGCGTGGCAAACCGATTCCTTTTGGCCCGTTTATCGTCCTAGGTGTGTTAACAGCTTATTTTTTCGGAGATGAGTTATTAGAAATATATCTTCATTTTTTGCAATTGTAG